From Scomber scombrus chromosome 21, fScoSco1.1, whole genome shotgun sequence, one genomic window encodes:
- the LOC134003193 gene encoding 7-methylguanosine phosphate-specific 5'-nucleotidase-like, producing MIYHIPWIYTPVRSVLAIWHQLTKTEIPELAKCSVLMRERSRVEETIYSMQRAGAGSLHVISDFDMTLTRFAHNGKRVPTTHNILDNRLLINEDCTRNMRELLNTYYPIEIDAGRAVEEKLPLMVEWWTKVHELLIEQRIRKDMLAQAVKESSAMLREGHNVFFDRLAELQVPLLIFSAGVGDVLEEVIRQNDVFHPNVHVISNYMDFDHTGVLRAFKGQLIHTFNKREGALSHAACLTELQGRPNVLLLGDSLGDLTMADGVSKPENILTIGFLNDQVEERKESYINSFDIVLVKDETMDVPNGILRCITSLGRNK from the exons ATATACCATATTCCCTGGATCTACACACCTGTGCGGAGTGTGCTGGCAATCTGGCACCAGCTGACCAAAACCGAG ATCCCAGAGCTGGCCAAATGCTCGGTGCTGATGAGGGAGCGCAGCAGAGTGGAAGAGACGATCTATTCCATGCAGCGAGCGGGCGCAGGCAGCCTGCAT GTTATCTCCGACTTCGACATGACGCTGACCAGATTCGCCCACAACGGCAAGAGAGTGCCCACCACCCACA ACATCCTGGATAACCGGTTGTTGATTAATGAAGATTGCACCAGAAAT ATGAGGGAGCTGTTGAACACCTACTATCCCATAGAGATTGATGCTGGTCGGGCTGTTGAAGAAAAGCTGCCTCTTATGGTCGAATG GTGGACTAAAGTACATGAACTCCTCATTGAGCAGAGGATCAGGAAGGACATGCTAGCTCAGGCTGTTAAGGAATCCAGCGCTATGCTCAG ggaGGGCCACAACGTGTTTTTTGACCGTCTGGCAGAGCTCCAGGTCCCTCTGTTGATCTTCTCGGCCGGTGTTGGAGACGTCCTGGAGGAAGTGATTCGACAAAACGATGTCTTCCATCCTAATGTGCACGTCATCTCCAACTACATGGACTTTGATCACACC GGGGTCCTGCGAGCCTTCAAAGGCCAACTGATCCATACCTTCAACAAGCGGGAGGGGGCTCTGTCACATGCAGCttgcctcacagagctgcagggTCGGCCCAACGTGCTGTTGCTGGGAGACTCTTTGGGAGACCTGACGATGGCTGACGGGGTGTCAAAGCCTGAAAACATCCTGACCATCGGCTTCCTCAACGACCAG gtggaagagaggaaagagtcGTACATCAACTCTTTTGATATCGTACTGGTGAAGGACGAGACGATGGACGTTCCAAACGGCATCCTCAGATGCATTACCTCATTGGGACGCAACAAGTAA
- the adam11 gene encoding LOW QUALITY PROTEIN: disintegrin and metalloproteinase domain-containing protein 11 (The sequence of the model RefSeq protein was modified relative to this genomic sequence to represent the inferred CDS: inserted 1 base in 1 codon), translating into MLAVRCLLFAAVCARCVVTGVRGWQGRQPPAEEVVQPKRLLQQIHSQEELLHNHLDTRVRNDTAGLQPIHLAQSSFLVEAFGTSFILDLELNHNLLSTDYVERHFDEDGQPSQNMGGEHCYYHGRVRGLPSSWVALSTCHGLQGMFSDGNFSYGIEPVDSGEEHNDHIVYRMPDIDLLPPPCPGYYDSXIQKSGCVDFFCPLQVRRGQRTVQTETKYIELMVVNDHELFVQLRRSTTVTKNFAKAVVNMADAIYKEQLNTRIVLVAMETWSSENRVSVGDDALLTLRDFMKFRKESIKERCDAVHLFSGRTFMSSRSEAAYIGGICSLTRGGGVNEYGSVGPMAITLCQSLGQNIGMLRNKERPAAGDCRCPDPWLGCIMEDTGYYLPRKFSRCSIDEYLRFLQQGGGSCLFNKPTKLLDPSECGNGYVEVGEECDCGSLVECARSGANCCKKCTLTHNAMCSNGLCCRDCKYELRGVTCREAVNDCDIAETCMGDTSQCPHNVHKLDGYMCDAGQGRCYGGRCKTRDGQCRTLWGYNSADRFCYEKLNSEGTEKGNCGPDSSGQGWVQCNKQDVLCGLLLCTNLTAKPRFGELQGKVTSLTIHHQNRYLDCRGGHAVLDDGLDLGYVEDGTPCGPNMMCLERRCLPMNTFNLSICPGSSSSRICSHHGTCSNEVKCICDPDYTGKDCSVFDPIPIPTPPEGPEKYRGPSGTNIIIGSVAGAILVAAIVLGGTGWGFKNIRRGRYAPAFE; encoded by the exons GTGTGAGGGGATGGCAGGGAAGGCAGCCTCCTGCTGAAGAGGTTGTTCAGCCTAAGCGGCTCCTGCAGCAGATCCACTCCCAGGAGGAGCTGCTCCACAACCACCTAGACACCCGGGTCAGAAACGACACAGCGGGTCTGCAG CCCATCCATCTGGCTCAGAGCAGTTTCTTGGTGGAGGCCTTTGGCACATCTTTCATCCTTGACCTGGAACTCAACCA cAATCTCTTGTCAACAGACTATGTGGAGCGTCACTTTGATGAGGATGGGCAGCCGTCCCAGAATATG GGAGGAGAGCACTGCTATTACCACGGACGAGTGCGGGGGCTGCCCAGCTCCTGGGTCGCTCTGTCCACCTGCCACGGCCTGCA GGGGATGTTTTCTGACGGGAACTTCTCCTATGGGATTGAACCTGTTGATAGTGGAGAG GAGCACAATGACCACATTGTGTATCGTATGCCTGACATTGACCTCCTCCCACCTCCCTGTCCAG GTTATTATGACA CAATTCAGAAGTCTGGCTGTGTGGATTTCTTTTGCCCCCTCCAGGTGCGGCGAGGCCAGCGCACCGTGCAGACTGAGACCAAGTACATCGAGCTGATGGTGGTCAATGACCATGAACTG tTTGTCCAGCTCCGTCGCTCGACCACTGTGACGAAAAACTTTGCCAAAGCTGTGGTGAACATGGCCGATGCG ATCTATAAGGAGCAGCTCAACACTCGCATCGTGCTGGTAGCTATGGAAACCTGGTCATCTGAAAACAGGGTCTCCGTGGGCGACGACGCCTTGCTTACCCTGCGTGACTTCATGAAGTTCAGAAAGGAGAGCATCAAGGAACGCTGCGACGCTGTGCACCTCTTCTC TGGGAGGACGTTCATGAGCAGCCGCAGCGAGGCAGCGTACATCGGGGGCATCTGTTCTCTTACCAGGGGTGGTGGCGTCAATGAG TATGGTAGTGTGGGCCCCATGGCCATCACGTTGTGTCAGAGCCTTGGCCAGAACATCGGCATGCTGAGGAATAAAGAGCGACCCGCTGCAG GAGACTGCAGGTGTCCAGACCCTTGGTTGGGCTGCATCATGGAGGATACAGG CTACTACCTGCCCAGAAAGTTCTCACGCTGCAGTATAGACGAGTACCTTCGTTTTCTTCAGCAGGGAGGAGGCAGCTGTCTTTTCAACAAGCCCACCAAG cTGCTAGACCCATCAGAGTGTGGCAATGGATATGTAGAGGTGGGAGAAGAATGTGACTGTGGCTCTCTGGTG GAGTGTGCACGGAGTGGAGCCAACTGCTGTAAGAAGTGCACTCTAACCCATAATGCCATGTGCAGCAACGGGCTCTGCTGCAGGGACTGCAAG TACGAGCTGAGAGGGGTGACGTGCCGTGAAGCTGTGAATGACTGCGACATTGCTGAGACTTGCATGGGAGATACAAGCcag TGTCCTCATAACGTCCACAAACTGGATGGGTACATGTGTGATGCTGGCCAG GGTCGCTGTTACGGAGGTCGCTGTAAGACCAGAGATGGCCAGTGCAGGACTCTGTGGGGATACA ACTCAGCAGACAGATTTTGCTATGAAAAGCTCAACTCTGAGGGCACAGAGAAAGGAAACTGTGGTCCAGACTCTAGTGGACAGGGATGGGTCCAGTGCAACAAACA AGACGTTCTGTGTGGTTTACTGTTGTGCACCAACCTGACAGCCAAGCCGAGGTTTGGCGAACTGCAGGGAAAAGTCACCAGTTTGACCATCCACCATCAGAACAGATACCTGGACTGCAG GGGCGGTCACGCAGTGCTGGATGATGGCTTGGACCTCGGCTATGTGGAGGACGGGACACCATGTGGGCCAAACATGATGTGTCTGGAGCGCCGCTGCCTCCCTATGAACACCTTTAACCTCAGCATCTGCCCGGGCTCCTCATCATCACGCATCTGCTCCCACCACGGG ACTTGCAGTAATGAGGTGAAGTGTATCTGTGATCCTGACTACACTGGGAAGGACTGTAGCGTGTTTGACCCCATCCCCATCCCCACTCCACCTGAGGGCCCAGAGAAATACAGAG GTCCCAGTGGTACCAATATCATAATAGGTTCGGTTGCCGGTGCCATTCTGGTGGCAGCGATAGTCCTGGGGGGAACTGGCTGGGGATTTAA AAACATCCGAAGAGGAAGGTACGCGCCCGCCTTTGAGTGA
- the fkbp10b gene encoding peptidyl-prolyl cis-trans isomerase FKBP10, with protein sequence MFCCCIVVFLLTAWSSVECNPSPVLGDVVVDRYFIPKVCVREVKAGDQIRYHYNATFVDGKVFDSSHQRGGPTVATIGEGRLIAGVDKGLQGMCVNERRKITIPPQLAHGSTGAGDVIPPDTTLVFDIHLLDLWNKADLVVTKIVTTPKDCKRSVMRTDFVRYHFNGTLLDGTAFDSSYTKKQTHDSLVGEGWLIKGMDEGLLGMCVGEIRNILIPPFKGYGEKGSGTEIPSQATLVFDVLLVDIHNPKDNITVDNQVVPESCTRKSVSGDYMRYHYNGSFLNGITFDTSYKRNSTYNTYIGMGYIISGMDQALQGVCIGERRRVIIPPHLAYGENGAGDVIPPSAVLVFDIHVIDFHNPNDTVGIQIIHKPEVCNETTAENDLVHYHYNCTLVDGTRLFSSHDYENHQEAVLGSDKVIDGLDLGLRGMCAGERRVVTVPPHLGHGEKGASGVPSSAVLVFELEMISFERGVPPGYLFVWLEESPADLFEALDTNKNAEVPQEEFGEFIKLQVAEGKGRIKPGLTIDQIITDMFNNQDRNDDGVITANELKLKVDEDKEREDARHEEL encoded by the exons atgttttgctgCTGCATTGTCGTGTTCCTCCTCACTGCTTGGTCTTCCGTGGAGTGCAATCCCAGTCCAGTGTTGGGAGATGTAGTCGTGGACAGATACTTCATCCCCAAAGTTTGTGTCAGAGAAGTAAAAGCTGGAGATCAGATTCGCTATCATTACAACGCCACTTTTGTCGATGGAAAAGTATTTGATTCAAG CCACCAGCGAGGAGGCCCGACGGTCGCTACGATTGGGGAGGGGCGGCTCATCGCTGGAGTTGACAAAGGTCTGCAGGGCATGTGTGTCAATGAGCGAAGAAAAATCACCATCCCGCCTCAGCTGGCCCACGGAAGCACCGGTGCAG GTGATGTGATTCCTCCAGACACCACGCTGGTGTTTGACATCCATCTGTTGGATCTATGGAACAAAGCTGATCTGGTCGTCactaaaatagtcaccactCCCAAAGACTGCAAACGCTCTGTCATGCGCACTGACTTTGTGCGTTACCATTTCAACGGCACACTCCTCGATGGCACCGCATTCGACTCCAG CTACACCAAGAAGCAGACCCATGACTCCTTGGTGGGTGAGGGTTGGCTGATCAAGGGTATGGATGAGGGCCTTCTGGGCATGTGTGTCGGAGAGATCAGAAATATCCTCATCCCACCCTTCAAAGGCTACGGAGAAAAGGGATCCG GTACAGAGATTCCCTCCCAGGCAACTCTAGTATTCGATGTCCTGTTGGTGGACATTCACAACCCGAAAGATAACATCACAGTGGATAACCAGGTGGTGCCCGAGTCTTGCACACGCAAGTCTGTGTCTGGGGATTACATGCGCTACCACTACAACGGCAGCTTCCTGAACGGCATCACCTTCGACACCAG CTACAAGAGGAACAGCACATACAACACCTACATTGGGATGGGCTACATAATTTCAGGTATGGACCAGGCCCTGCAGGGAGTCTGCAttggggagaggaggagggtcaTCATCCCTCCACACCTGGCGTATGGAGAGAACGGGGCAG GTGATGTCATCCCCCCTTCGGCTGTGCTCGTCTTTGACATCCACGTCATTGACTTCCACAACCCCAACGACACCGTGGGCATCCAGATCATCCACAAACCCGAGGTGTGTAACGAGACAACTGCGGAGAACGACCTCGTCCATTATCACTACAACTGCACCCTGGTGGATGGCACACGCCTCTTCTCCTC ACATGACTATGAGAACCACCAGGAGGCAGTGCTGGGATCAGACAAGGTGATTGACGGGCTGGACTTGGGCTTGCGGGGAATGTGTGCGGGAGAGAGGAGGGTGGTAACGGTGCCGCCTCACCTGGGCCACGGAGAAAAAGGAG CCTCTGGTGTACCAAGCAGTGCTGTGTTGGTGTTTGAACTTGAAATGATAAGCTTTGAGAGGGGCGTGCCACCAGGCTATCTGTTTGTGTGGCTGGAGGAAAGCCCCGCCGACTTGTTTGAAGCCCTGGACACAAACAAGAACGCAGAGGTTCCCCAGGAGGAG TTTGGGGAGTTCATCAAGCTGCAGGTGGCAGAGGGCAAAGGTCGTATTAAGCCTGGACTGACCATAGATCAAATCATCACCGACATGTTCAACAACCAGGACCGAAATGATGACGGAGTCATCACGGCCAATGAACTCAAACTGAAGGTAGATGAGGACAAGGAACGGGAAGATGCGAGGCACGAGGAGTTGTGA